One Deinococcus sedimenti DNA window includes the following coding sequences:
- the clpP gene encoding ATP-dependent Clp protease proteolytic subunit, translating into MALMSVIPYVIEQTGRGERMYDIYSRLLKDRIIFVGTPIESQMANTIVAQLLLLDSQNPEQEIQMYINCPGGEVYAGLAIYDTMRYIKAPVSTICVGIAMSMGSVLLMAGDKGKRMALPNSRIMIHQGSAGFRGNTPDLEVQAKEVLHLRDKLVSIYHEHTSLPHDKLMRDMERDYFMSPDEAMKYGLIDSVVDRTRAQEGSV; encoded by the coding sequence ATCGCCCTCATGAGCGTGATTCCCTACGTGATCGAACAGACCGGGCGCGGCGAGCGGATGTACGACATCTACTCCCGTCTGCTCAAGGACCGGATTATTTTCGTGGGCACGCCGATCGAGTCGCAGATGGCGAACACCATCGTGGCTCAGCTGCTGCTGCTGGACAGCCAGAACCCTGAGCAGGAGATCCAGATGTACATCAACTGCCCGGGCGGTGAGGTGTACGCGGGCCTGGCGATCTACGACACCATGCGGTACATCAAGGCGCCCGTGTCGACGATCTGCGTGGGGATCGCGATGAGCATGGGCAGCGTGCTCTTGATGGCCGGGGACAAGGGCAAGCGCATGGCGCTGCCGAACAGCCGGATCATGATTCACCAGGGGTCGGCGGGCTTCCGCGGGAACACCCCGGACCTGGAGGTGCAGGCCAAGGAGGTGCTGCACCTGCGCGACAAGCTGGTGAGCATCTACCACGAGCACACCAGCCTGCCGCACGACAAGCTGATGCGGGACATGGAACGCGACTACTTCATGTCGCCGGACGAGGCGATGAAGTACGGCCTGATCGACAGCGTGGTGGACCGCACGCGGGCGCAGGAGGGAAGCGTATGA